Proteins from a single region of Gambusia affinis linkage group LG12, SWU_Gaff_1.0, whole genome shotgun sequence:
- the ackr4a gene encoding atypical chemokine receptor 4 — MSHSRGFSRTIQSKVMLKHLILAGGAFSSLRPHVLHHIPNQGDPVLQSTESRRVKSRKPTAKSKHRIMDVSHEVDYYYHENTSFNYSYEDYPALCEKGDIRSFAAFFLPIVYSVCLVAGLTGNILVLAVYAYHKRLKTMTDSFLSHLAVADLLLLFTLPFWAADAARGWELGDAVCRIVSACYTLNFTCCMLLLACISLDRYLAVLRVQGGHDRGRLQQIFNRRHCWKWCSAVWGTAFLLGLPDLIFSKVVWTSNRNICVAIYPSSMARSGKAVLEVAEVLLGFLLPLLVMVICYWSVGRALRNLPIESRGKKWRALRVLLIVVGVFVVTQLPYNVLKLHRAVDSVYIFVTHCQTSKVLDQATQVAESLALIHCCINPLLYAFMGSSFRQHMAKVAKKFGQKRRKRSRMTQETPADGEEMDMSFNSHSATQETNSFSV; from the exons ATGAGCCACTCAAGAGGTTTTTCCAGGACCATCCAGTCTAAGGTCATGCTGAAACACCTCA TTCTGGCTGGGGGAGCTTTTTCCAGTCTCCGCCCACATGTGCTGCACCATATACCGAATCAAGGCGACCCAGTTCTGCAGAGCACAGAGAGCAGACgtgtgaaaagcagaaaacctaCAGCTAAATCCAAACACA GAATCATGGATGTCTCACATGAGGTCGACTACTACTATCACGAAAACACCAGCTTCAACTACAGCTATGAGGATTACCCCGCCTTGTGCGAGAAGGGCGATATCCGGTCCTTCGCAGCCTTCTTCCTCCCCATCGTGTACAGTGTGTGTTTAGTTGCGGGACTGACGGGAAACATTCTGGTCCTGGCCGTCTACGCCTACCACAAACGGCTGAAGACCATGACGGACTCTTTCCTGAGCCACTTGGCTGTGGCCGACTTGCTGCTACTCTTCACGCTGCCTTTCTGGGCCGCTGACGCCGCCAGGGGCTGGGAGTTGGGGGACGCCGTCTGTAGGATTGTGTCAGCCTGCTACACGTTGAACTTCACGTGCTGCATGCTGCTGTTGGCCTGCATCAGCCTGGACCGCTACCTGGCGGTTCTCAGAGTGCAGGGTGGACATGACAGAGGCAGGCTGCAGCAGATTTTCAACAGGAGGCATTGCTGGAAGTGGTGCTCAGCTGTCTGGGGAACGGCCTTCCTGCTCGGTCTGCCTGATTTAATCTTCTCGAAAGTGGTGTGGACATCCAATAGGAATATCTGCGTAGCCATCTACCCTTCATCTATGGCTCGAAGTGGTAAAGCTGTGCTGGAGGTGGCCGAGGTGTTGCTGGGAttccttcttcctctcctgGTCATGGTGATCTGCTACTGGTCTGTCGGCCGAGCGCTGAGAAACCTTCCCATCGAGAGCCGAGGCAAGAAGTGGAGAGCCCTGCGTGTTCTCCTAATAGTAGTGGGGGTATTTGTTGTCACTCAGCTGCCATACAATGTGCTAAAACTGCACCGTGCCGTAGATTCAGTGTACATTTTTGTAACCCATTGCCAGACAAGCAAGGTACTGGATCAGGCAACCCAGGTGGCAGAAAGCCTGGCTCTCATTCACTGCTGCATCAACCCATTGCTTTACGCCTTCATGGGGTCCTCCTTCAGGCAGCATATGGCGAAAGTCGCTAAGAAGTTTGGACaaaagagaaggaagaggagccGGATGACACAAGAGACTCCAGCAGATGGTGAAGAGATGGATATGTCGTTTAACTCTCATAGTGCAACCCAAGAGAcaaactcattttcagtttga
- the e2f5 gene encoding transcription factor E2F5 isoform X1, whose product MLVLLREKMELETVTVRSTSSRHEKSLGLLTMKFVSLLQEAKDGVLDLKVAADSLAVKQKRRIYDITNVLEGVGLIEKKNKNIIQWRGQNNGSQSQEMLEQIRVLKAHISELEVQEKELDDQKAWVEENIKHLNHDPDICAYKFVTHEDICNSFSGDTLLAVVAPSGTQLEVPLPERSKSGQKKYQVNLRSHSAPIQVMLINRESGSRIPVVFPVPPTDDVCLMPTPPSTPASLQKFPLLNCAATTPNPTSSCCSQDSVSSDQQMVLPDLDEELTPSSTPGDMQMECHSESAAAVLEQHQIDLEDPEFQSVLDVSSLLRLSTGADSMRDDREGAVDIIDELMSSNGIDYSFNLDDGAGVCDLFDVQILNY is encoded by the exons ATGCTGGTCCTGTTAAG AGAGAAGATGGAGTTGGAGACGGTGACTGTACGCTCGACCTCGAGTCGCCATGAAAAAAGTTTGGGGCTCCTCACGATGAAGTTTGTCAGTCTACTGCAAGAAGCTAAGGATGGCGTTCTTGATTTAAAAGTG GCTGCAGACAGTTTGGCAGTGAAGCAGAAGAGGAGGATTTATGACATCACGAATGTCCTGGAAGGTGTGGGGCTAAtcgagaagaaaaacaagaacataatCCAGTGGAG GGGGCAGAACAATGGGAGCCAAAGTCAGGAGATGTTGGAGCAGATCAGAGTTTTAAAAGCCCACATCTCTGAGCTCGAGGTTCAAGAGAAGGAGCTGGATGACCAGAAGGCCTGGGTGGAAGAGAACATCAAACACCTCAACCATGATCCAGACATCTGTGC CTATAAATTTGTGACGCACGAGGACATCTGCAATTCCTTTAGTGGAGACACTCTTCTGGCTGTTGTGGCTCCCTCTGGAACCCAGCTGGAGGTGCCACTTCCTGAAAGG AGTAAAAGTGGTCAGAAGAAATACCAAGTGAACCTGCGGAGCCACTCTGCTCCCATCCAAGTGATGCTCATCAACAGAGAGTCCGGCTCCAGAATCCCTGTGGTCTTTCCTGTACCACCCACCGACGACGTTTGTCTGATGCCAACCCCACCCAGCACGCCCGCCAGCCTGCAGAAGTTCCCCCTCCTAAACTGTGCTGCCACTACACCCAACCCCACATCCTCCTGCTGCAGCCAGGACTCCGTCTCCTCAGACCAGCAGATGGTGCTGCCAGACCTTGATGAAGAGCTGACTCCGTCTTCCACCCCTGGTGACATGCAAATGG AGTGTCACAGCgagtcagcagcagcagtgttgGAGCAGCATCAAATAGACCTGGAGGATCCAGAGTTCCAGTCTGTTCTGGATGTTAGCAGCCTCCTGAGACTGAGCACAGGCGCTGACAGCATGAGGGACGACAGAGAGG GAGCTGTTGACATTATTGATGAACTAATGTCTTCTAATG GTATAGACTACAGCTTCAATCTGGATGATGGTGCAGGAGTGTGTGACCTGTTTGATGTGCAGATCCTCAATTACTGA
- the e2f5 gene encoding transcription factor E2F5 isoform X2 → MLVLLREKMELETVTVRSTSSRHEKSLGLLTMKFVSLLQEAKDGVLDLKVAADSLAVKQKRRIYDITNVLEGVGLIEKKNKNIIQWRGQNNGSQSQEMLEQIRVLKAHISELEVQEKELDDQKAWVEENIKHLNHDPDICAYKFVTHEDICNSFSGDTLLAVVAPSGTQLESKSGQKKYQVNLRSHSAPIQVMLINRESGSRIPVVFPVPPTDDVCLMPTPPSTPASLQKFPLLNCAATTPNPTSSCCSQDSVSSDQQMVLPDLDEELTPSSTPGDMQMECHSESAAAVLEQHQIDLEDPEFQSVLDVSSLLRLSTGADSMRDDREGAVDIIDELMSSNGIDYSFNLDDGAGVCDLFDVQILNY, encoded by the exons ATGCTGGTCCTGTTAAG AGAGAAGATGGAGTTGGAGACGGTGACTGTACGCTCGACCTCGAGTCGCCATGAAAAAAGTTTGGGGCTCCTCACGATGAAGTTTGTCAGTCTACTGCAAGAAGCTAAGGATGGCGTTCTTGATTTAAAAGTG GCTGCAGACAGTTTGGCAGTGAAGCAGAAGAGGAGGATTTATGACATCACGAATGTCCTGGAAGGTGTGGGGCTAAtcgagaagaaaaacaagaacataatCCAGTGGAG GGGGCAGAACAATGGGAGCCAAAGTCAGGAGATGTTGGAGCAGATCAGAGTTTTAAAAGCCCACATCTCTGAGCTCGAGGTTCAAGAGAAGGAGCTGGATGACCAGAAGGCCTGGGTGGAAGAGAACATCAAACACCTCAACCATGATCCAGACATCTGTGC CTATAAATTTGTGACGCACGAGGACATCTGCAATTCCTTTAGTGGAGACACTCTTCTGGCTGTTGTGGCTCCCTCTGGAACCCAGCTGGAG AGTAAAAGTGGTCAGAAGAAATACCAAGTGAACCTGCGGAGCCACTCTGCTCCCATCCAAGTGATGCTCATCAACAGAGAGTCCGGCTCCAGAATCCCTGTGGTCTTTCCTGTACCACCCACCGACGACGTTTGTCTGATGCCAACCCCACCCAGCACGCCCGCCAGCCTGCAGAAGTTCCCCCTCCTAAACTGTGCTGCCACTACACCCAACCCCACATCCTCCTGCTGCAGCCAGGACTCCGTCTCCTCAGACCAGCAGATGGTGCTGCCAGACCTTGATGAAGAGCTGACTCCGTCTTCCACCCCTGGTGACATGCAAATGG AGTGTCACAGCgagtcagcagcagcagtgttgGAGCAGCATCAAATAGACCTGGAGGATCCAGAGTTCCAGTCTGTTCTGGATGTTAGCAGCCTCCTGAGACTGAGCACAGGCGCTGACAGCATGAGGGACGACAGAGAGG GAGCTGTTGACATTATTGATGAACTAATGTCTTCTAATG GTATAGACTACAGCTTCAATCTGGATGATGGTGCAGGAGTGTGTGACCTGTTTGATGTGCAGATCCTCAATTACTGA
- the e2f5 gene encoding transcription factor E2F5 isoform X3: MLVLLREKMELETVTVRSTSSRHEKSLGLLTMKFVSLLQEAKDGVLDLKVAADSLAVKQKRRIYDITNVLEGVGLIEKKNKNIIQWRGQNNGSQSQEMLEQIRVLKAHISELEVQEKELDDQKAWVEENIKHLNHDPDICAYKFVTHEDICNSFSGDTLLAVVAPSGTQLEVPLPERSKSGQKKYQVNLRSHSAPIQVMLINRESGSRIPVVFPVPPTDDVCLMPTPPSTPASLQKFPLLNCAATTPNPTSSCCSQDSVSSDQQMVLPDLDEELTPSSTPGDMQMECHSESAAAVLEQHQIDLEDPEFQSVLDVSSLLRLSTGADSMRDDREGIDYSFNLDDGAGVCDLFDVQILNY, translated from the exons ATGCTGGTCCTGTTAAG AGAGAAGATGGAGTTGGAGACGGTGACTGTACGCTCGACCTCGAGTCGCCATGAAAAAAGTTTGGGGCTCCTCACGATGAAGTTTGTCAGTCTACTGCAAGAAGCTAAGGATGGCGTTCTTGATTTAAAAGTG GCTGCAGACAGTTTGGCAGTGAAGCAGAAGAGGAGGATTTATGACATCACGAATGTCCTGGAAGGTGTGGGGCTAAtcgagaagaaaaacaagaacataatCCAGTGGAG GGGGCAGAACAATGGGAGCCAAAGTCAGGAGATGTTGGAGCAGATCAGAGTTTTAAAAGCCCACATCTCTGAGCTCGAGGTTCAAGAGAAGGAGCTGGATGACCAGAAGGCCTGGGTGGAAGAGAACATCAAACACCTCAACCATGATCCAGACATCTGTGC CTATAAATTTGTGACGCACGAGGACATCTGCAATTCCTTTAGTGGAGACACTCTTCTGGCTGTTGTGGCTCCCTCTGGAACCCAGCTGGAGGTGCCACTTCCTGAAAGG AGTAAAAGTGGTCAGAAGAAATACCAAGTGAACCTGCGGAGCCACTCTGCTCCCATCCAAGTGATGCTCATCAACAGAGAGTCCGGCTCCAGAATCCCTGTGGTCTTTCCTGTACCACCCACCGACGACGTTTGTCTGATGCCAACCCCACCCAGCACGCCCGCCAGCCTGCAGAAGTTCCCCCTCCTAAACTGTGCTGCCACTACACCCAACCCCACATCCTCCTGCTGCAGCCAGGACTCCGTCTCCTCAGACCAGCAGATGGTGCTGCCAGACCTTGATGAAGAGCTGACTCCGTCTTCCACCCCTGGTGACATGCAAATGG AGTGTCACAGCgagtcagcagcagcagtgttgGAGCAGCATCAAATAGACCTGGAGGATCCAGAGTTCCAGTCTGTTCTGGATGTTAGCAGCCTCCTGAGACTGAGCACAGGCGCTGACAGCATGAGGGACGACAGAGAGG GTATAGACTACAGCTTCAATCTGGATGATGGTGCAGGAGTGTGTGACCTGTTTGATGTGCAGATCCTCAATTACTGA